A DNA window from Daucus carota subsp. sativus chromosome 3, DH1 v3.0, whole genome shotgun sequence contains the following coding sequences:
- the LOC108212201 gene encoding AAA-ATPase At5g57480 encodes MSEFWTSLASLMGVWAFCQSLLHTLFPRELRFASIKILQRILHWASSYCYYDITEIDGVNTNELYNAVQLYLSSSASITANRLSLTRGLNSSAISLGISNNDRLIDTYGGIQVIWEHVVKQRQPQTISWRPLPEEKRGFTLRIHKKNKKIVLDSYLGFIMERASEIKRLNQDRLLYTNSRGGPLDPWESVPFKHPSTFDTLAMDPCKKYRIMSDLKDFADGEAFYQRTGRAWKRGYLLYGPPGTGKSSMIAAMANYLGYDIYDLELTEVQTNSELRKLLMKTSAKSIIVIEDIDCSVNLTNRKKSNGNVVREIGLDGPRPKKMRGEEGANTITLSGLLNFTDGLWSCCGNERIFVFTTNYVEKLDPALLRSGRMDMHIFMSYCSFDSLKILFKNYLEYEEGDIDEDLMKELREVIDEAEMTPADISELLIKNKRDKKKAVWELLEALRFKSEKKKEGNVIQDTRALETSPRQCGGGDQLVKQCQEISVENII; translated from the coding sequence ATGAGTGAATTTTGGACATCTTTAGCGTCTCTCATGGGCGTCTGGGCTTTCTGTCAAAGCCTATTACACACTCTTTTCCCACGAGAACTCCGTTTCGCTTCCATCAAAATACTTCAACGGATTCTCCACTGGGCTTCCTCTTACTGCTACTACGACATCACGGAGATCGACGGTGTCAACACGAATGAACTCTACAATGCTGTCCAGCTCTACCTATCCAGCTCCGCATCCATCACCGCCAACCGATTGAGTCTTACCCGCGGCCTCAACTCCTCGGCAATCAGTCTCGGAATATCCAATAATGACCGGCTCATCGATACTTACGGCGGCATTCAAGTTATATGGGAGCATGTTGTCAAACAGAGACAGCCACAAACGATTTCGTGGCGTCCCCTCCCGGAGGAGAAACGCGGCTTTACTCTTCGCATAcacaagaaaaacaaaaaaattgtattagaTTCGTATCTTGGTTTTATTATGGAGAGAGCTAGTGAAATAAAAAGGTTGAATCAGGATAGATTGTTGTACACCAATTCCCGAGGAGGACCTTTAGATCCATGGGAATCCGTGCCATTTAAACATCCTAGTACATTCGACACACTTGCAATGGATCCTTGTAAAAAGTACCGGATCATGTCTGATCTTAAGGATTTTGCTGATGGAGAAGCTTTTTATCAGAGGACCGGCCGCGCATGGAAGCGCGGTTATTTGTTGTACGGTCCTCCTGGTACGGGAAAATCTAGTATGATCGCGGCTATGGCGAATTATCTAGGTTACGATATTTATGATCTGGAATTAACCGAAGTGCAGACAAATTCCGAGTTAAGGAAGTTGTTGATGAAGACTAGTGCGAAGTCTATTATTGTCATTGAAGATATTGATTGTTCAGTAAATTTGACGAATAGGAAGAAGAGTAATGGAAATGTGGTTCGTGAAATAGGTCTGGACGGACCTCGGCCAAAGAAAATGAGAGGCGAAGAGGGTGCCAATACGATTACTTTATCCggtttattaaattttactgATGGATTATGGTCCTGTTGCGGAAATGAGAGGATATTTGTGTTCACTACGAATTATGTGGAGAAACTGGATCCAGCATTGTTAAGGAGCGGGAGAATGGATATGCATATATTCATGAGCTATTGTTCGTTTGATTCgttgaaaatactttttaaaaattatttggagtACGAAGAAGGTGACATTGATGAAGATCTGATGAAGGAATTGAGGGAAGTCATTGATGAAGCAGAAATGACACCTGCTGATATCAGTGAGCTTCTGATCAAGAATAAGAGAGACAAGAAAAAAGCTGTTTGGGAATTGTTGGAGGCACTGAGATTCAAGTCCGAGAAGAAAAAGGAAGGAAATGTGATTCAAGACACGAGGGCATTGGAGACTAGTCCAAGGCAATGTGGTGGAGGTGATCAGCTCGTCAAACAATGTCAAGAAATTAGTGTTgagaatataatttaa
- the LOC108211940 gene encoding uncharacterized protein LOC108211940, with translation MSSTSKAWLVAASVGAVEALKDQGFCRWNYTMRSLHHHVKNNLKSSTSSFAHQTKKQLSSNIKDQSDKAKQSEESLRKVMYLSCWGPN, from the coding sequence ATGAGTTCAACAAGCAAAGCATGGTTAGTTGCTGCAAGTGTAGGTGCAGTGGAGGCACTCAAAGATCAAGGCTTCTGCAGATGGAATTACACGATGAGATCACTTCATCATCACGTCAAGAACAATCTCAAGTCCTCCACTTCCTCGTTTGCTCATCAAACCAAGAAGCAGCTGAGCAGTAATATTAAGGATCAGAGTGACAAGGCTAAACAATCCGAAGAATCACTAAGAAAAGTCATGTACTTGAGTTGTTGGGGTCCCAATTGA
- the LOC108211939 gene encoding uncharacterized protein LOC108211939 translates to MSSTSKAWLVAASVGAVEALKDQGFCRWNYTMRSLHHHVKNNLKSSASSFAHQTKKQLSSDIRDQSDKAKQSEESLRKVMYLSCWGPN, encoded by the coding sequence ATGAGTTCAACGAGCAAAGCATGGTTAGTGGCTGCAAGCGTGGGGGCAGTTGAGGCACTCAAGGATCAAGGCTTCTGCAGATGGAATTACACCATGAGATCACTTCATCATCATGTCAAGAACAATCTCAAGTCCTCCGCTTCCTCTTTTGCTCATCAAACCAAGAAGCAGCTGAGCAGTGATATTAGGGATCAGAGTGACAAGGCTAAACAATCCGAAGAATCACTAAGAAAAGTCATGTACTTGAGTTGTTGGGGTCCCAATTGA
- the LOC108213311 gene encoding uncharacterized protein LOC108213311, with product MSSASKAWLVAASVGAVEALKDQGFCRWNYTMRSLHHHVKNNLKSSASSFAHQTKKQLSSNIRDQSDKAKQSEESLRKVMYLSCWGPN from the coding sequence ATGAGTTCCGCAAGCAAAGCATGGTTAGTAGCTGCAAGCGTAGGGGCCGTTGAGGCACTCAAGGATCAAGGCTTCTGCAGATGGAATTACACAATGAGATCACTTCATCATCACGTCAAGAACAATCTCAAGTCCTCTGCTTCCTCTTTTGCTCATCAAACCAAGAAGCAGCTGAGCAGTAATATTAGGGATCAGAGTGACAAGGCTAAACAATCCGAAGAATCTCTGAGAAAAGTCATGTACTTGAGTTGTTGGGGTCCCAATTGA